The following coding sequences are from one Halorubrum sp. BOL3-1 window:
- a CDS encoding DUF6293 family protein: MSDFDVPKRVHVVPLGYELDRIVRPVVDGDADEVLFLEPNLDREGVDRPSYHGAVRERIHEEEISTETVECDIFDLFSSLGTIAEIADELRDHNVYVNLASGSKVTAIGGMIACMVTGAIPYYVRAEEYAGGEERPVASGARAPETLPKYPIEEPKPERVAVLAHVEREQPVTKGELIDYGRREGLPFVERYDTEGVRNPERGYYRRLNAHVVDPLTDRGFVEVEEHSKYQYVSVTESGSNHLRAFRYLIGD; the protein is encoded by the coding sequence GTGAGCGACTTCGACGTTCCGAAGCGCGTCCACGTCGTCCCGCTGGGATACGAGTTAGACCGGATCGTCCGGCCGGTCGTCGACGGCGACGCCGACGAGGTCCTCTTCCTGGAGCCGAACCTCGATCGGGAGGGCGTTGATCGACCGTCGTACCACGGCGCCGTGCGCGAGCGGATCCACGAGGAGGAGATCTCGACCGAGACCGTCGAGTGCGACATCTTCGACCTCTTCAGTTCGCTGGGGACGATCGCCGAGATCGCGGACGAGCTCCGGGATCACAACGTCTACGTGAACCTCGCGTCGGGGTCGAAGGTGACCGCGATCGGTGGGATGATCGCCTGTATGGTCACCGGCGCGATCCCGTATTACGTCCGCGCGGAGGAGTACGCGGGCGGCGAGGAGCGACCGGTGGCCTCGGGCGCGAGGGCCCCGGAGACGCTCCCAAAGTACCCGATCGAGGAGCCGAAGCCCGAACGCGTCGCGGTCCTCGCACACGTCGAACGGGAACAGCCCGTCACGAAGGGGGAGCTCATCGACTACGGCCGCCGGGAGGGGCTCCCCTTCGTCGAGCGCTACGATACCGAGGGGGTCCGGAACCCGGAGCGTGGATACTACCGGCGGCTCAACGCCCACGTCGTCGACCCCTTGACCGACCGCGGGTTCGTCGAAGTCGAGGAACACTCCAAGTACCAGTACGTCTCCGTCACCGAGAGCGGGTCGAACCACCTCCGGGCGTTCCGCTACCTGATCGGGGATTGA
- a CDS encoding zinc-dependent alcohol dehydrogenase family protein: MRAAVFNGPGDIDVEERSRPEIEAPTDAVVRVTHAAVCGSDLWFYRGESDRDPGSAVGHEPMGIVEEVGDDVTSVVPGDRVLAPFAISCGECEFCRKGLYTSCENGDSWGGDNGGGQGEYVRSTHADGTLVRVPDRHADDEDTLRSLLPLTDVMGTGHHAAVSAGVEAGSTVAVIGDGAVGLCGVLAARRLGAERIIAAGHHGDRLELAAEFGATETVSERGDEAVERIRELTDGGPNHVMECVGAASAMNTAIDVVRPGGTVGYVGVPYGVDDEGLDVFGLFGKNVTLAGGVAPVRAYAEELMADVLQGTLDPSPVFTETVDLDGVPEGYRMMDEREAIKVLVKPHGDV; encoded by the coding sequence ATGCGCGCAGCCGTCTTCAACGGTCCCGGAGATATCGATGTCGAGGAGCGATCCCGGCCCGAGATCGAGGCGCCGACCGACGCGGTCGTCCGCGTCACCCACGCCGCGGTCTGCGGGTCGGACCTGTGGTTCTACCGCGGGGAGAGCGACCGCGACCCCGGATCGGCGGTCGGGCACGAGCCGATGGGGATCGTCGAGGAAGTCGGGGACGATGTGACCTCGGTTGTCCCCGGCGACCGCGTGCTCGCCCCCTTCGCCATCTCCTGTGGCGAGTGCGAGTTCTGCCGGAAGGGGCTGTACACCTCCTGCGAGAACGGCGACTCGTGGGGCGGCGACAACGGGGGCGGGCAGGGGGAGTACGTCCGGTCGACCCACGCCGACGGCACCCTCGTCCGCGTCCCGGACCGTCACGCCGACGACGAGGACACCCTCCGCTCGCTACTTCCCCTGACCGACGTGATGGGCACCGGCCACCACGCCGCGGTCAGTGCGGGCGTCGAGGCGGGGTCGACGGTCGCCGTCATCGGTGACGGCGCGGTCGGACTCTGCGGCGTCCTCGCGGCCCGCCGGCTCGGCGCCGAGCGGATAATCGCGGCGGGCCACCACGGGGACCGGCTCGAACTCGCCGCGGAGTTCGGCGCCACCGAGACCGTCTCCGAGCGCGGCGACGAAGCGGTCGAGCGGATCCGCGAACTCACTGACGGCGGCCCGAACCACGTGATGGAGTGCGTCGGTGCCGCGAGCGCGATGAACACCGCGATCGACGTCGTCCGCCCCGGCGGCACGGTCGGGTACGTCGGCGTTCCCTACGGCGTCGACGACGAGGGACTCGACGTGTTCGGCCTGTTCGGAAAGAACGTCACGCTCGCGGGCGGCGTCGCCCCCGTCCGCGCGTACGCCGAGGAGCTGATGGCCGACGTGCTTCAGGGGACCCTCGACCCGTCGCCGGTCTTCACCGAGACGGTCGACCTCGACGGCGTCCCAGAGGGGTACCGCATGATGGACGAACGCGAGGCGATCAAGGTGCTGGTGAAGCCGCACGGCGACGTATAA
- a CDS encoding DUF4350 domain-containing protein — MNRLATLAAAFVVTLATVTGGAAVTGFVTADGAAPAPEIQNDHYLDEDLPVDATPGQADVEMDASAASQTVLVDPGIEATRPGPALPLALLGLGGGGVADRDIRPLANALIENGHEVGVYVPDPNQRRPARPGADAPTQLGERLAEADAFVTFRTDYEPDQLDEIESFVESGGHVVLATEPDAAYSEPGAASLDATLDVTTEPGYVYNMAENDLNYQRVYAEAAGDGALTEGVDRAVFPSATPVGTTTGGADVLRPIEGSELSTTRASTDAPLLVRNDEVVMVGDSDFLSPENAARADNDALIGNLANFLVTNDRTPPGPAGPNGPQGPTPPGPDQPPTNGTAD, encoded by the coding sequence GTGAACCGCCTCGCAACCCTCGCGGCCGCGTTCGTCGTGACCCTCGCAACGGTCACCGGCGGCGCCGCGGTCACCGGATTCGTGACCGCCGACGGCGCCGCTCCCGCCCCGGAGATCCAGAACGACCACTACCTCGACGAGGACCTCCCCGTCGACGCCACGCCCGGACAGGCGGACGTCGAGATGGACGCCTCCGCGGCCTCGCAGACCGTCCTCGTCGACCCCGGCATCGAGGCTACCCGGCCCGGCCCGGCGCTCCCCCTCGCCCTCCTCGGGCTCGGCGGCGGCGGCGTCGCCGACCGCGACATTCGACCGCTCGCGAACGCGCTCATCGAGAACGGTCACGAGGTGGGCGTGTACGTGCCCGACCCGAACCAGCGACGGCCGGCCCGGCCCGGCGCGGACGCGCCGACCCAGCTCGGCGAGCGGCTCGCCGAGGCCGACGCGTTCGTGACGTTCCGGACGGACTACGAGCCGGACCAGCTCGACGAGATCGAGTCGTTCGTCGAGTCCGGCGGCCACGTCGTGCTCGCGACCGAGCCCGACGCGGCCTACTCGGAGCCGGGCGCGGCGTCGCTCGACGCGACGCTCGACGTCACGACCGAGCCCGGCTACGTGTACAACATGGCCGAAAACGACCTGAACTACCAGCGCGTGTACGCCGAGGCGGCCGGCGACGGCGCGCTGACCGAGGGCGTCGACCGGGCGGTGTTCCCGTCCGCGACGCCCGTCGGGACGACGACCGGCGGCGCCGACGTGCTGCGGCCGATCGAGGGCAGCGAGCTCTCGACGACGCGCGCGTCGACCGACGCGCCGCTGCTGGTTCGCAACGACGAGGTCGTGATGGTCGGCGACAGCGACTTCCTGTCGCCGGAGAACGCCGCACGCGCCGACAACGACGCGCTGATCGGCAACCTCGCCAACTTCCTCGTGACGAACGACCGGACCCCGCCTGGGCCGGCCGGGCCGAACGGACCGCAGGGTCCGACGCCGCCGGGTCCGGACCAGCCGCCGACGAACGGGACGGCCGACTGA
- a CDS encoding S49 family peptidase, translated as MSLDKPSTALTSRQQVAVVVLAAALVGAVLAPSVYAATNDPDDTVAVVEIEGPVTTALADDVESELADIRANDSVGAVVLKLDTPGGAPVASERMYKAVQRTSQDMTVIASVQSISASGGYYAMAPADEVYVLPTSTVGSIGLNAPAPRTTSTPLGPSGPDKAGGNPTQAWAQQETLADTFIDAMMAERGDEFEMPREEVAKADVYLGTEAVQNGYADEIGSLNEAVHAAATAENLGEYTVDTRETGGAFGIPFLVRTDAGIVAIHANDPGYADVKPMPATFVHWPAVPHVDTIEQFSEPDLRSGGATSTERGATGNTTARLTGGVGA; from the coding sequence ATGTCATTAGACAAGCCCTCCACGGCCCTCACGTCGCGACAGCAGGTGGCTGTCGTCGTGTTGGCCGCGGCCCTAGTCGGCGCCGTGCTCGCTCCGAGCGTGTACGCGGCGACTAACGACCCGGACGACACAGTTGCCGTCGTCGAGATCGAAGGCCCCGTCACCACGGCCCTCGCCGACGACGTCGAGAGCGAACTCGCCGATATCCGCGCCAACGACTCCGTGGGCGCGGTCGTCCTCAAGTTGGACACGCCCGGCGGCGCGCCCGTCGCCTCCGAGCGGATGTACAAGGCCGTCCAGCGAACGAGCCAGGACATGACCGTCATCGCGAGCGTCCAGTCGATCAGCGCCTCCGGCGGCTACTACGCGATGGCGCCCGCGGACGAGGTCTACGTCCTCCCGACCTCGACGGTCGGTAGCATCGGTCTGAACGCCCCTGCCCCGAGGACGACGTCGACACCGCTCGGCCCGAGCGGACCCGACAAGGCCGGCGGCAACCCGACGCAGGCGTGGGCCCAGCAGGAGACGCTCGCGGACACGTTCATCGACGCGATGATGGCGGAGCGCGGCGACGAGTTCGAGATGCCCCGCGAGGAGGTCGCGAAGGCCGACGTCTACCTCGGTACCGAGGCCGTACAGAACGGCTACGCCGACGAGATCGGCTCGCTCAACGAGGCGGTCCACGCGGCGGCCACCGCGGAGAACCTCGGCGAGTACACGGTCGACACCCGCGAGACCGGGGGAGCCTTCGGGATCCCCTTCCTCGTCCGCACCGACGCCGGGATCGTCGCGATCCACGCGAACGACCCCGGGTACGCGGACGTGAAGCCGATGCCCGCGACCTTCGTCCACTGGCCCGCCGTGCCCCATGTCGATACGATAGAACAGTTCTCTGAGCCCGACCTCCGCTCCGGCGGCGCGACCTCGACGGAACGCGGAGCGACGGGGAACACGACGGCACGGCTCACCGGAGGTGTCGGCGCGTGA
- a CDS encoding sensor histidine kinase KdpD — MQRTRATNAGKIGLLAAVGLVPLGYHLASLSTMTDPAAVVTGVAVPVACSALVVAATVPVARSPLSPAHTLRITGWSALGALTLGAVALLFVTYEMSQGPPPTRPLVVIVGAASIGSAFGLAFGLTDARQQRTQDQLERANGQITVLNRVLRHNIRNAMTVVRGRAQLVRARGEAGDADTAVTDHAAVIEENAERLLSVSDHARHIDAVIGPDDGAADVATTTDLVETVESTVERLRAEHPDADFDCPEAEACPVRAHPLAEVAVSEVIENAVVHAGEGPSRVDMSVRRDGDSATVRVADDGPGIPPGTVDAIRRGYETSMRHADGLGLWLVRWVVDRSAGALEFDADCDGQVVRIRFERAVLPDADERETAGTERPTPPEIGDAASDD; from the coding sequence ATGCAGCGGACGCGGGCCACGAACGCCGGCAAAATCGGGCTGCTCGCGGCCGTGGGTCTCGTCCCGCTCGGCTATCACTTGGCCTCGCTGTCGACGATGACCGACCCCGCCGCGGTCGTGACCGGCGTCGCAGTCCCCGTCGCCTGTAGCGCGCTCGTCGTCGCCGCGACGGTTCCGGTCGCCCGCTCGCCGCTCTCCCCGGCGCACACCCTCCGAATCACCGGGTGGAGCGCCTTGGGGGCGCTGACGCTCGGCGCGGTCGCGCTGCTTTTCGTCACCTATGAGATGAGCCAGGGCCCGCCGCCGACCCGGCCGCTCGTTGTCATCGTCGGCGCGGCGTCGATCGGGTCGGCGTTCGGACTCGCGTTCGGGCTGACCGACGCGCGACAGCAGCGCACGCAGGACCAGCTCGAACGCGCTAACGGACAGATCACCGTGTTGAACCGCGTGCTCCGGCACAATATCCGCAACGCCATGACGGTCGTCCGGGGGCGGGCGCAACTCGTCCGCGCCCGCGGCGAGGCGGGCGACGCGGACACCGCCGTCACCGACCACGCGGCCGTCATCGAGGAGAACGCCGAGCGCCTCCTGAGTGTCAGCGACCACGCTCGGCACATCGACGCGGTGATCGGACCCGACGACGGCGCAGCCGACGTGGCGACGACAACCGATCTCGTCGAGACCGTCGAGAGCACCGTCGAACGGCTCCGGGCGGAGCACCCGGACGCCGACTTCGACTGCCCCGAGGCGGAGGCGTGCCCGGTTCGCGCGCACCCGCTCGCGGAGGTCGCCGTCTCGGAGGTGATCGAGAACGCGGTCGTCCACGCCGGCGAGGGTCCGTCGCGCGTCGACATGTCGGTGCGCCGGGACGGCGACTCGGCGACGGTGCGGGTCGCCGACGACGGGCCGGGGATCCCGCCCGGCACCGTCGACGCGATCCGCCGCGGGTACGAGACGTCGATGCGTCACGCCGACGGGCTCGGGCTGTGGCTCGTCCGCTGGGTCGTCGACCGCTCCGCCGGCGCGCTCGAGTTCGACGCCGACTGCGACGGCCAAGTCGTGCGGATTCGCTTCGAGCGCGCCGTCCTCCCCGACGCCGACGAGCGCGAAACCGCTGGTACGGAGCGACCGACTCCCCCGGAGATCGGCGACGCTGCGAGCGACGACTGA
- a CDS encoding mechanosensitive ion channel family protein yields the protein MVGGSLLSESYLGSTIPQYLLFFAVLGLGALLGRSLAFLYRRRLKAKTEATETEIDDIIAHALGRPVILLGVVLAAVVGREVLTPVEPLRSVVNASVELPAIAAVAWIAVRLTDGLIQTYMVEYAERTESRLDDELVPIVSRVTNIAIVSIAVVVILDTIGYDVTTVIASIGVGGVALAFASRKTAADVFGGAHILTTKPFLVDDVVAVDDLEGTVEEIGLRSTRIRDFDGRVVTVPNATIADAEVTNVSSEPTRRVLTYLRLTYGTTPEEMESALELITETITAVDGVDADQTEAWFWGYDDDALRVRVEYHIADRERWKAVRDAVNRDLHAALDEAGIELGLPTRSVRLEGDDGDAFGVDADG from the coding sequence ATGGTGGGGGGATCGCTCCTTTCGGAGTCGTACTTGGGGAGCACCATCCCCCAGTATCTCCTGTTTTTCGCCGTTCTTGGGCTGGGAGCGCTGCTCGGTCGGTCGTTGGCGTTCCTCTACCGCCGTAGACTGAAGGCGAAGACCGAGGCGACCGAGACCGAGATCGACGACATCATCGCTCACGCGCTCGGGAGGCCGGTCATCCTGCTGGGAGTGGTGCTCGCCGCCGTCGTCGGTCGAGAGGTGTTGACGCCGGTCGAGCCGCTCCGGTCGGTGGTGAACGCGTCGGTGGAACTCCCGGCGATCGCGGCCGTCGCCTGGATCGCCGTCCGTCTCACCGACGGCCTCATCCAGACGTACATGGTGGAGTACGCCGAGCGGACCGAGTCCAGGCTGGACGACGAACTCGTCCCCATCGTCAGTCGGGTCACCAACATCGCCATCGTCTCAATCGCCGTGGTCGTCATACTGGACACCATCGGGTACGACGTGACGACGGTCATCGCCTCGATCGGCGTCGGCGGCGTGGCGCTCGCGTTCGCCTCTCGGAAGACCGCCGCGGACGTCTTCGGCGGGGCACACATCCTCACGACCAAGCCGTTCCTCGTCGACGACGTCGTCGCGGTCGACGACCTCGAGGGGACCGTCGAGGAGATCGGGCTCCGATCGACGCGGATCCGCGACTTCGACGGCCGCGTCGTCACGGTCCCGAACGCGACCATCGCCGACGCCGAGGTGACGAACGTCTCCTCGGAGCCGACCCGACGGGTCCTGACGTACCTCCGGTTGACCTACGGGACGACCCCCGAGGAGATGGAGTCTGCCCTCGAGTTGATCACCGAGACGATAACCGCCGTCGACGGCGTCGACGCCGACCAGACCGAGGCCTGGTTCTGGGGGTACGACGACGACGCGTTGCGCGTCCGGGTCGAGTACCATATCGCGGACCGCGAGCGCTGGAAGGCGGTCCGCGACGCCGTCAACCGCGACCTCCACGCGGCGCTGGACGAAGCGGGGATCGAACTGGGGCTACCGACCAGAAGCGTCCGACTCGAAGGCGACGACGGAGACGCGTTCGGCGTCGACGCCGACGGGTGA